In Zunongwangia profunda SM-A87, the following proteins share a genomic window:
- a CDS encoding response regulator, translating into MKILAIDDQQLVLLPLKRRLSELGYEVQTETDALKAKAIFDNFQPDLVIVDINMPVISGIEIIRYIRGTQKSQTPIMVLSGNTDDNLIVESFDLGVEDYMKKPLSLDEVSARVKRLIGATSNQKEVSKNTIIQKRCVGVVIPCYNEEDRLSSKEFTDFVEKHSGYHLCFVNDGSKDNTLHILKELRKGREDYITVYDCEQNGGKAEAVRLGMLHMANYTDLDYIGFLDADLSTDLTDFDDLVKTIETSNFKIVSGSRISRMGANIAKESARQIISLTINYIIRKILKMNFKDTQCGAKIMDKEVIKIAFQERFITKWLFDVEIFMRMKKHFGAEKADSFICEQPLKRWIHADGSKLSMKDSAKIVFQLGHIAIHYNQQKKIKPNKNFNYVIEPEKVNG; encoded by the coding sequence ATGAAAATTTTAGCCATCGACGACCAACAATTAGTGCTTCTTCCTTTAAAGAGACGTTTAAGTGAATTGGGATATGAAGTGCAAACCGAAACAGATGCTTTAAAGGCAAAAGCTATTTTTGATAACTTCCAACCAGATTTGGTCATTGTAGATATCAATATGCCCGTAATTTCTGGCATTGAAATTATAAGATATATCCGCGGAACTCAAAAAAGTCAAACACCAATCATGGTATTATCAGGTAATACCGATGATAACCTTATCGTTGAAAGTTTTGATTTGGGTGTTGAAGATTACATGAAAAAGCCCCTTAGTTTAGACGAAGTTTCTGCAAGGGTAAAAAGATTAATTGGTGCAACTTCAAACCAAAAGGAGGTTTCCAAAAATACAATCATCCAAAAAAGATGCGTTGGTGTGGTAATACCTTGTTACAACGAAGAGGATAGATTATCTAGCAAAGAATTTACCGATTTTGTAGAAAAACACTCTGGTTATCATCTTTGCTTTGTAAACGATGGAAGTAAAGACAATACTTTACATATTTTAAAAGAATTAAGAAAAGGAAGGGAAGATTATATCACCGTATATGACTGTGAGCAAAATGGGGGAAAAGCTGAAGCCGTAAGATTAGGAATGTTGCACATGGCCAATTATACCGATTTAGATTATATAGGATTTTTAGATGCCGATTTATCTACAGATCTTACTGATTTCGATGACCTGGTAAAAACTATAGAAACATCAAACTTTAAAATTGTTAGTGGTAGCCGAATCTCGAGAATGGGCGCGAATATCGCGAAAGAATCGGCCAGGCAAATAATTAGCTTAACGATTAATTATATTATCCGAAAAATTCTAAAAATGAATTTTAAAGACACTCAATGTGGTGCGAAAATAATGGATAAAGAAGTGATAAAAATTGCCTTTCAGGAACGTTTTATTACAAAATGGCTTTTTGATGTTGAAATATTTATGAGAATGAAAAAGCACTTTGGAGCTGAAAAAGCAGATAGCTTTATCTGTGAGCAGCCTTTAAAAAGATGGATTCATGCAGATGGTTCTAAATTATCGATGAAAGATTCTGCTAAAATCGTATTTCAGCTTGGGCATATTGCCATTCATTATAATCAACAAAAAAAAATAAAACCTAATAAAAACTTTAATTATGTCATAGAACCAGAAAAGGTGAATGGATAG
- a CDS encoding membrane protein, protein MKEKTNKYLIVALIIGVLFHGTAIFFTIENTYDALIHLFFADHYANSWWEPWNYEWYTGFTVMGYPPLVHQAMGLLSYIGGLKFGLFTVGIIAIILFITGVYRFSLMMLGDRKAAGYAALLAVFSSSFVETLHIFGQLPSIVGVSVLMHCMPEIYMWIKTGKIGSLVRAISLLAVTVTSHHVTPIFGMVFFIFPLIGMAVMDNSRERVNNIKEVTFKVFLKSFFEAFKRIVVFGGISLVIIVACILPYWINSKKNPITQVPIPHGSRDNFLEITSSGLVFFTIPWGILLFLLPYIFYRYYSKRYIFFGLSFTLLTILGTGGTTPIPKIMLGDTAFNILTLDRFTLWASIMALPIFGEFGYRFTEGDLRWKIQQKLGAVYHRVLGAVLVGMFLSMTIFTITLGYFRPMQPQKIKTLPITNFLNQDQHDHWRFLTLGFGDQMAWLSAQTNALTVDGNYHSARRLPELTTRAIERLENSKFRGVEGIGSLQQFLTVPEKYNLKYIFSNDKFYDPILYFSGWQRLQQLENGIMVWEKLNVPPLSKILPKEDVPVFLKIMRGVIPILTVLIAFFINIQLIWFQTLKIKIPEKPDFLRFKTTYNSFSWKLIKISHLWAVILCGVIFYGIYLFYIKNATQISAENVVRSYYDALDFKEFERAHSYLDPKSDVTIAQYMLEVSVTDGILSSYAKMDSIGLEVLSESKGRAKILAHTQWITPLEKIDKTYEHDVVKIGGKWFIKPSTYDLDIPPDQLFSDNLTQFYNHGRRRITTQQTYHQDVLKQPVLEVLSAKLVKKGDRYAIIGEIQNVDNVPADVVIKGTLYNDDNKELAGYSAKYVMSHKLLPKEISSFRVDFEGIAWLGKKDKIPETFDPDEFTPVELPEPPTKFNLQCAGNVANTDLYKYVAVADIKYEKDKISGTLFNYGIQEVTIPELIFSYYDENKELLWVNQDFMREGVRVQRKQYFDYDLPNLEMVTIINSSMENIFVNGLPNKEIAIKVIPDRQEQHPKEQMQTLAGKGYHFIKLELNNYVGNPK, encoded by the coding sequence ATGAAGGAAAAAACTAATAAATACTTAATAGTAGCCCTTATTATTGGTGTTCTTTTTCATGGAACGGCGATTTTCTTTACTATAGAAAATACTTACGATGCCTTAATTCATTTATTCTTTGCAGACCATTATGCTAATAGCTGGTGGGAACCGTGGAACTATGAATGGTATACCGGCTTTACCGTTATGGGGTATCCGCCGCTGGTGCATCAGGCGATGGGATTGTTAAGTTATATTGGCGGACTTAAATTTGGTTTGTTTACGGTTGGGATTATAGCAATAATTCTTTTTATCACTGGGGTCTATCGTTTTTCTTTAATGATGCTGGGGGATCGTAAAGCAGCCGGATATGCAGCTCTTTTAGCGGTATTCTCTTCATCTTTTGTAGAAACACTGCATATTTTTGGTCAATTACCCAGCATCGTGGGGGTTTCGGTTTTAATGCATTGTATGCCTGAAATTTATATGTGGATTAAAACCGGAAAAATAGGTTCGCTGGTAAGAGCGATCTCTTTGTTAGCGGTAACAGTGACTTCGCATCATGTAACTCCTATTTTTGGAATGGTCTTTTTTATCTTTCCTTTAATCGGTATGGCGGTAATGGATAATTCCAGAGAAAGAGTAAATAATATAAAAGAAGTTACATTTAAAGTGTTTCTGAAATCTTTTTTTGAAGCTTTTAAGCGTATCGTGGTTTTTGGGGGAATATCGCTGGTCATAATCGTTGCCTGTATTTTGCCTTATTGGATCAACTCAAAAAAGAATCCGATTACGCAGGTACCAATACCGCATGGCAGTCGGGATAATTTTCTGGAAATAACATCTTCTGGATTGGTATTCTTTACCATTCCATGGGGAATTTTATTATTTCTGTTACCCTATATTTTTTATCGATACTATTCAAAACGCTATATCTTTTTTGGTCTTTCGTTTACTTTACTGACGATTTTAGGAACAGGTGGAACTACCCCAATTCCAAAAATTATGTTAGGTGATACCGCTTTTAATATTTTAACTTTAGATCGATTTACCCTATGGGCATCGATTATGGCCTTACCGATATTCGGGGAGTTTGGCTATCGTTTTACTGAAGGTGACTTGCGATGGAAAATTCAACAGAAATTAGGTGCAGTGTATCATCGCGTTTTGGGTGCTGTTTTGGTAGGAATGTTTCTATCCATGACTATTTTTACGATTACACTTGGGTATTTTAGACCTATGCAGCCGCAAAAAATAAAAACCTTACCAATTACCAATTTTCTTAATCAGGATCAACATGATCACTGGCGTTTCTTAACTTTGGGGTTTGGTGACCAGATGGCATGGCTATCAGCACAAACAAATGCATTAACCGTAGATGGGAATTACCATAGCGCCAGGCGTTTGCCCGAATTAACAACCAGGGCAATAGAGCGATTGGAAAATTCAAAATTCCGGGGAGTAGAAGGTATTGGTTCCTTGCAACAGTTTCTTACAGTCCCTGAGAAGTATAACTTAAAATATATATTTTCAAACGATAAGTTTTACGATCCTATTCTATATTTTTCAGGTTGGCAGCGACTTCAGCAGTTAGAAAACGGAATTATGGTTTGGGAAAAATTAAACGTCCCACCACTAAGCAAAATTCTTCCAAAAGAAGATGTACCAGTTTTTCTAAAAATTATGAGGGGCGTGATTCCTATCTTAACGGTACTTATCGCATTTTTTATTAATATCCAGCTAATCTGGTTTCAAACACTTAAAATTAAAATTCCCGAGAAACCCGATTTCCTAAGATTTAAAACCACTTATAATAGCTTTAGTTGGAAACTTATCAAGATTAGTCATCTTTGGGCGGTGATTTTATGTGGCGTTATTTTCTACGGAATTTATCTATTCTATATTAAAAATGCGACACAGATTAGTGCTGAAAATGTGGTAAGATCTTATTACGATGCACTCGATTTTAAAGAGTTTGAAAGGGCACACTCCTATTTAGATCCCAAAAGCGATGTAACCATTGCGCAGTATATGTTGGAAGTTTCTGTGACCGATGGGATTTTAAGTTCCTATGCAAAAATGGATTCGATTGGGTTAGAGGTTTTGAGCGAGTCTAAAGGCAGAGCAAAAATCTTAGCACATACCCAGTGGATTACTCCACTTGAAAAGATCGATAAAACCTACGAACATGATGTGGTAAAAATAGGCGGAAAATGGTTTATAAAACCGAGTACTTACGATCTGGATATTCCGCCAGATCAGTTATTTTCTGATAATCTAACGCAGTTTTATAATCATGGCCGTCGACGAATTACCACACAGCAAACCTATCATCAGGATGTTTTAAAACAGCCGGTGTTAGAGGTGCTTTCAGCAAAATTGGTGAAAAAGGGCGATCGTTATGCAATTATAGGAGAGATTCAGAATGTAGATAATGTTCCTGCCGATGTGGTGATCAAAGGAACTTTATACAACGACGACAACAAAGAACTTGCCGGCTATAGTGCAAAATATGTGATGAGCCATAAATTACTTCCGAAGGAAATTAGCAGTTTTAGAGTCGATTTTGAAGGGATCGCCTGGTTGGGGAAAAAAGATAAAATTCCGGAGACTTTTGATCCAGATGAATTTACGCCAGTAGAATTACCAGAACCACCTACAAAATTTAATTTACAGTGTGCGGGAAATGTAGCCAATACCGATTTGTATAAATACGTAGCAGTAGCCGATATAAAATACGAAAAGGATAAAATTTCGGGAACCCTTTTTAATTATGGTATTCAGGAAGTAACCATTCCAGAACTAATTTTTTCGTATTATGACGAAAATAAAGAACTCCTTTGGGTGAATCAGGATTTTATGCGAGAAGGCGTGCGGGTACAGCGAAAACAATATTTTGATTACGATTTACCAAATCTTGAAATGGTAACAATTATTAATTCCTCGATGGAAAATATTTTTGTTAATGGTTTACCCAATAAGGAAATCGCGATAAAAGTAATTCCAGATCGACAGGAGCAACATCCAAAAGAACAAATGCAGACGCTGGCGGGAAAGGGCTATCATTTTATTAAATTAGAGTTGAATAATTACGTAGGAAATCCAAAATAA
- a CDS encoding glycoside hydrolase family 2 TIM barrel-domain containing protein codes for MKNKMNKNIYRAGLIVTFVALNALVLFGLSSVLAWLNTGAERTGMLHTEVLSKEVYLPNIEWGSLENPGRLMEEQTLGEIQQDYLNAWYVKHVAYKTNNPYGIEDYYTDSSRVNLFKTIAFNKENDIHIEATTLNHHPKLEFYSADGQLVVITDDDVIEYQEVYEQDQKLLTHQDTSSYRVMMLLEDGFWRIRHMVKQATTSQEDSVVTSKIAAVKGNKIYVQNNEFQIKGINYYPKESPWDMFGENFSSDTIARDFEIIKNAGLNSIRIFIQYEDFGKAEVLPQKLEKLRKVVDLAEENQLKVVVTLFDFYGDYSVLDWTLTHRHAQQIVSSFKEHPAILAWDLKNEPDLDFDSRGKDLVVQWLSHIADEIKKYDPNHLITIGWSSPEAAINLKKEVDFVSFHFYKDFEKLDSDFKILEKEIPNKPIVMQEFGMSSYHGLWNPFGTDEEDQANYHKKMQDFFKKENLAFMSWTLYDFKEVPTAVVGRLPWRKSRQRFFGFLDQKGEPKPAFKYITH; via the coding sequence ATGAAGAATAAGATGAATAAGAATATTTATCGGGCTGGTTTAATCGTCACTTTTGTGGCGCTAAATGCGCTGGTACTTTTTGGGTTAAGCTCGGTGTTAGCATGGTTAAATACTGGAGCCGAGCGCACCGGAATGTTGCATACCGAAGTTTTAAGTAAAGAGGTGTATTTACCAAATATCGAATGGGGAAGTTTAGAGAATCCCGGCAGGCTCATGGAAGAACAGACTTTAGGTGAAATTCAGCAGGATTATTTAAATGCCTGGTATGTAAAACACGTGGCGTATAAAACCAATAATCCCTATGGAATTGAAGATTATTATACTGATAGTTCACGCGTAAACCTTTTTAAAACCATTGCGTTTAATAAAGAGAATGATATTCATATAGAGGCTACTACTTTAAACCACCATCCTAAATTAGAATTTTATAGTGCTGATGGACAACTGGTAGTGATTACTGATGATGATGTGATCGAATATCAGGAAGTTTATGAGCAGGATCAAAAGTTATTGACGCATCAGGATACATCTTCGTATAGGGTCATGATGCTTTTGGAAGATGGTTTTTGGCGTATTCGGCATATGGTAAAACAAGCGACTACTTCTCAAGAAGATTCAGTTGTTACAAGTAAGATAGCAGCGGTTAAAGGCAATAAAATTTATGTTCAAAATAATGAATTTCAAATAAAGGGAATCAATTATTATCCAAAGGAATCGCCCTGGGATATGTTTGGAGAAAACTTCAGTAGTGATACGATTGCCAGGGATTTCGAAATTATAAAAAACGCGGGATTAAACAGTATTCGTATTTTTATTCAGTATGAAGATTTTGGCAAAGCTGAAGTGCTTCCGCAAAAATTAGAAAAGCTAAGAAAAGTTGTGGATTTGGCCGAAGAAAATCAATTAAAGGTAGTGGTTACTTTGTTTGATTTTTATGGCGATTATTCGGTTTTAGACTGGACCTTAACGCATCGCCATGCCCAACAGATTGTTTCTTCTTTTAAAGAGCATCCGGCAATTTTGGCCTGGGATTTAAAAAATGAACCTGATCTTGACTTTGATAGTCGTGGGAAAGATTTGGTAGTGCAGTGGTTGTCTCACATAGCTGATGAGATTAAAAAATACGATCCAAACCATTTAATAACTATTGGTTGGTCGTCACCTGAAGCTGCGATAAATTTAAAGAAAGAAGTAGATTTTGTTTCTTTTCATTTTTATAAAGATTTTGAAAAACTGGACTCAGATTTCAAAATTCTAGAGAAAGAAATTCCAAATAAACCTATCGTGATGCAAGAATTTGGGATGAGCTCTTATCACGGTTTATGGAATCCTTTTGGTACCGATGAGGAAGATCAGGCCAATTATCATAAAAAAATGCAAGACTTCTTTAAAAAAGAAAACCTTGCATTTATGTCTTGGACTTTATACGATTTTAAGGAAGTTCCTACAGCGGTAGTGGGGAGGTTGCCATGGAGAAAAAGCAGGCAAAGATTCTTTGGCTTTTTAGACCAGAAAGGAGAACCTAAGCCTGCTTTTAAATATATAACTCACTAA
- a CDS encoding glycosyltransferase: protein MKLAIVTAFPPSKVTLTEYGYHLVKHFALKDEVEEIVLITDHTEEEKQIDFDANCKITVKDCWKFNSYSNIINIYKAISAEKPDAILFNLQFMKFGDKKVAAALGLMLPMIFKIKRIPTIVLLHNILETVDLEKAGFTQNKLMQKMYNLIGSTLTRLVLQADLVAVTISKYEYILKSKYKKKNVMLIPHGAFETPAEPSYDLPKGPKKIMTFGKFGTYKKVEILIEAIEKLRKTSKQEMEIVIAGTDSPNTPGYIESMKEKYKNVPNLTFTGYVEEKDVPVIFGESAVVVFPYTSTTGSSGVLHQAGSYGKAVVLPDLGDLGILVREEGYRGQFFTPSNADSLAKAIDAIISNDGYRVELGKRNYKASCSLPMEKITDMYLEQFHRIKNKNFKNGMSVVQ, encoded by the coding sequence ATGAAACTAGCAATTGTAACAGCATTCCCTCCTAGTAAAGTAACCTTAACGGAGTATGGATATCATTTGGTAAAGCATTTTGCTTTAAAAGATGAGGTTGAAGAGATCGTATTGATTACAGATCATACAGAAGAAGAAAAGCAAATTGACTTTGATGCGAATTGCAAGATCACCGTTAAAGATTGCTGGAAGTTTAACAGCTATTCCAATATTATAAATATATACAAGGCAATTTCCGCTGAGAAACCAGATGCCATCTTATTCAATCTTCAGTTTATGAAGTTTGGAGACAAAAAGGTAGCTGCAGCATTAGGTTTAATGCTTCCTATGATCTTCAAGATTAAAAGAATACCTACAATTGTTTTATTGCATAATATTTTGGAAACCGTAGATCTTGAAAAAGCCGGATTCACTCAGAATAAGTTAATGCAAAAAATGTATAATCTTATAGGTTCTACCCTTACAAGACTGGTATTACAGGCAGATCTTGTAGCGGTAACCATTAGTAAATATGAGTATATCCTAAAGTCAAAATATAAAAAGAAAAACGTCATGCTAATTCCGCATGGTGCTTTTGAAACCCCTGCTGAACCGAGTTACGATCTACCTAAGGGTCCAAAAAAGATCATGACTTTTGGCAAATTTGGCACCTACAAAAAAGTAGAAATCTTAATTGAAGCAATCGAGAAGTTAAGAAAGACTTCTAAGCAGGAAATGGAGATTGTTATTGCAGGAACCGATAGTCCAAACACTCCAGGTTATATTGAAAGCATGAAAGAAAAATATAAAAATGTTCCTAATCTTACATTTACCGGTTACGTTGAAGAAAAAGATGTACCGGTAATCTTCGGAGAAAGTGCGGTAGTTGTATTTCCCTACACCTCAACTACCGGCAGCTCCGGAGTGTTACACCAGGCCGGCAGCTACGGGAAAGCGGTCGTACTTCCAGATTTAGGAGATCTGGGTATTTTGGTAAGGGAAGAAGGCTATCGTGGGCAGTTTTTCACGCCTTCTAATGCCGATTCTCTGGCCAAAGCAATCGATGCTATTATCTCTAACGATGGCTATAGAGTAGAGCTGGGAAAAAGAAATTATAAAGCTAGTTGTTCGTTACCTATGGAAAAAATTACAGATATGTACTTAGAACAGTTTCATCGAATTAAAAATAAAAATTTCAAAAACGGAATGAGCGTAGTTCAATAG
- a CDS encoding oligosaccharide flippase family protein, translating to MTVSQLKVRKITPEQFFMLSAMGVNLGNYLYNLLLGRILGPEQFANAAILITFLLVLSFIAMTFQLTVAKFTAGYETEKQLHFLNYVKKASLIIGILASLAVVLFAGQLQQIFNTDSKWMFIIFGVGIPLYFLMSVNRGFYQGSKSFYKLSATYQTEMFSRLIITLLLVTLLANGSSVLIASGILISFIFGLIPFKNSGNFFTKVTLETNDRKNLVNFIAITAFYELTQIIINNSDILLVKHYFNSYDAGLYASLALIGRLVYFVAWMFVMILLPTVVQKKKNGENTLPVLFKYVGFVSLLAVSIVTVTFFFPEFIINIMFGEAYTSIAPLLWKYAMATSLFAISNVFVYYFLSIDKYMPVALSGVFGLGQVGLIVFFHNSLNQVVIVQIIIMMMLLFIQLVYFFYQHKKKTHLQ from the coding sequence ATGACTGTATCACAACTAAAGGTAAGAAAAATAACACCCGAACAGTTTTTTATGCTTAGTGCAATGGGCGTTAATTTAGGAAACTACCTATATAATTTACTGTTAGGTAGAATTTTAGGCCCAGAGCAATTTGCTAATGCAGCGATATTAATCACTTTTTTGCTGGTACTGTCTTTTATAGCAATGACGTTCCAATTAACCGTTGCAAAGTTCACCGCCGGTTATGAAACTGAAAAACAACTTCATTTTCTTAATTATGTAAAAAAGGCCAGTCTTATCATTGGTATATTGGCATCCCTTGCAGTGGTATTATTTGCGGGACAACTACAGCAGATTTTTAATACCGATAGTAAATGGATGTTTATCATATTTGGCGTGGGAATACCACTTTACTTCTTAATGAGTGTAAACAGAGGATTTTATCAGGGAAGTAAAAGTTTCTATAAACTTTCGGCCACCTATCAAACCGAAATGTTTAGCAGATTGATCATCACACTTCTTCTGGTAACGCTTTTGGCTAATGGATCATCTGTTTTAATAGCATCTGGAATTTTGATCTCATTCATTTTCGGACTGATCCCCTTTAAAAACAGCGGAAACTTTTTTACTAAAGTAACTTTAGAAACGAACGATCGTAAAAATCTTGTAAACTTTATTGCTATCACTGCTTTCTATGAGCTTACACAAATCATCATTAACAACAGTGATATTTTATTGGTAAAACATTATTTTAACTCTTATGACGCAGGCTTATATGCTTCTTTAGCTTTAATAGGACGATTAGTGTACTTTGTAGCATGGATGTTTGTAATGATCTTATTGCCAACCGTAGTGCAAAAAAAGAAGAATGGCGAAAATACCTTACCCGTGCTTTTTAAATATGTTGGTTTCGTAAGCCTTTTAGCAGTAAGCATAGTTACGGTAACATTTTTCTTCCCAGAGTTTATTATAAACATCATGTTTGGAGAAGCCTACACTAGTATTGCTCCACTATTATGGAAGTATGCTATGGCCACATCCCTTTTTGCAATCTCTAATGTATTTGTGTATTATTTTCTATCGATCGATAAATATATGCCGGTGGCTTTATCTGGTGTCTTTGGCTTAGGCCAGGTAGGATTAATTGTTTTCTTTCATAATTCTTTAAATCAGGTGGTTATTGTACAGATAATTATTATGATGATGTTGCTTTTCATTCAACTTGTTTATTTCTTTTACCAACACAAAAAGAAAACTCACCTACAGTAA
- a CDS encoding tetratricopeptide repeat protein: MKKLNLLFLLFFGIQLLSAQDMQEGFGYLEKGNFAKAETFFEAILKEYPDNKTANLCYGRAVGLNGEPQKATSIFTELLEEYPGDIEIELNYAESLLWGSHFNKAKEYYSDLVQRYPENFAALLGFANTLSNLKEYDNALLYVNRALETSPGNPNAMVSKKYIRLGFAYQKMQNQEYEPAISLLNKNLEDFSGDRETLLNKANIYLITKETEEAKNVYLELAKNAKDSIVALNGMALAAHIAENEKEAQSLAGKAIEKAEVLGDSTSLQASRERYAQTLVWNKDFKNAEAYISELITTYGEENWVLSLRATLGMYRSDFKESIADYQQILEKDTASFDGNLGIANAYFADGETKNAYDAAYQTLKVFPNQKDATNFIGKLDRSFTPVIEEKINYTFDNGDNKAYATNTNIEFPVSTKLSFNANYNYRKTRNSITENEASSNNFSLGGSYKFHPKASFHVLGGINSANSFSNNYNQFLAQAFFKIKPYKLQDLEVGYNREVQNFNADLLDREIVVNNYYMNYNMGTNFNLGWFTQYYYSSQSDENSRNLLFTSLYYNFLSKPVLKGGINYQFLSFKNQVPTIYFSPSRFNAVEVFADFLMDENAVETKGLFYGLTAAVGYQFIEDDPKQSTYRIQGKFGYKFSERCLANFYGTRSNIASATAAGFTFTEIGFRLKWIFLNRPVFETR, from the coding sequence ATGAAAAAACTTAACCTATTATTTTTATTGTTTTTTGGCATTCAGCTATTATCTGCACAAGACATGCAAGAAGGTTTTGGCTATTTAGAGAAAGGAAATTTTGCGAAAGCTGAAACTTTTTTTGAAGCAATCCTTAAAGAGTATCCCGATAACAAAACTGCAAATTTATGTTATGGTAGGGCCGTAGGACTAAATGGGGAACCGCAAAAAGCAACTTCAATTTTTACAGAATTACTGGAAGAATATCCTGGCGATATAGAAATCGAGCTAAATTATGCCGAATCTCTTTTATGGGGAAGTCATTTTAATAAAGCTAAGGAATACTACAGCGATCTTGTGCAAAGATATCCTGAAAATTTTGCGGCACTTTTAGGTTTTGCCAACACCCTTTCTAATTTAAAGGAATATGATAATGCATTGCTTTATGTAAATCGTGCTTTAGAAACTTCTCCCGGTAATCCAAATGCAATGGTATCTAAAAAATATATTCGCTTAGGATTTGCCTATCAAAAAATGCAAAATCAGGAGTATGAGCCCGCGATTAGTTTATTAAATAAAAATTTAGAAGACTTTTCTGGTGACCGGGAAACTTTGCTAAATAAAGCCAACATCTATTTGATCACTAAAGAGACCGAAGAAGCAAAAAATGTGTATCTAGAATTGGCTAAAAATGCTAAAGACAGTATTGTAGCGCTAAACGGAATGGCTCTAGCTGCACATATTGCAGAAAATGAAAAAGAAGCTCAGTCACTTGCGGGAAAAGCGATTGAAAAAGCCGAGGTTTTAGGCGATTCAACTTCGCTCCAGGCATCCAGAGAGCGTTATGCTCAAACTCTTGTATGGAACAAAGATTTTAAGAATGCTGAAGCTTATATTTCAGAATTAATAACTACCTATGGCGAAGAGAACTGGGTACTATCACTACGCGCTACTTTAGGAATGTATAGAAGTGATTTTAAAGAAAGCATTGCCGATTATCAGCAAATTTTAGAAAAAGATACCGCTTCGTTTGATGGAAATTTAGGGATTGCCAATGCCTATTTCGCAGATGGAGAGACAAAAAATGCCTACGATGCGGCTTATCAAACTTTAAAGGTTTTTCCCAATCAAAAAGATGCGACTAATTTTATAGGAAAGTTAGACCGCAGTTTTACTCCAGTAATAGAAGAAAAAATAAATTATACGTTCGATAATGGGGATAATAAGGCCTATGCTACAAACACCAATATTGAATTTCCGGTAAGTACAAAATTAAGCTTTAATGCCAATTACAACTATCGAAAAACCAGAAATAGTATTACTGAAAATGAAGCTTCCTCTAACAATTTCAGTTTAGGTGGTAGCTATAAATTTCATCCAAAAGCGAGTTTTCATGTTTTAGGCGGAATTAATTCGGCGAACTCTTTTAGTAATAATTACAACCAGTTTTTGGCTCAGGCTTTCTTCAAAATTAAGCCTTATAAATTGCAAGATTTAGAAGTTGGTTATAATCGCGAAGTACAAAACTTTAATGCCGATCTTTTAGATCGTGAAATTGTAGTGAATAATTACTACATGAATTATAATATGGGCACCAATTTTAATTTGGGATGGTTTACGCAGTATTATTATAGTTCACAGAGTGATGAGAATAGCAGAAATTTGTTGTTCACCTCGTTATATTATAATTTTTTATCCAAGCCGGTATTAAAAGGTGGGATTAATTATCAATTTTTGAGTTTTAAAAATCAGGTGCCTACGATTTATTTTAGTCCGTCGCGATTTAATGCAGTTGAGGTATTTGCTGACTTCCTGATGGATGAAAATGCGGTAGAAACCAAAGGTTTGTTTTATGGTTTAACAGCTGCGGTAGGTTACCAGTTTATCGAAGATGATCCTAAACAATCAACCTATCGTATCCAGGGGAAATTCGGGTATAAGTTTTCAGAGCGTTGTTTAGCGAATTTTTATGGCACTCGAAGTAACATTGCTTCAGCCACTGCTGCGGGATTTACATTTACTGAAATTGGGTTCCGATTGAAATGGATATTTTTAAATAGACCTGTGTTTGAAACCAGATAG